One genomic segment of Ictalurus punctatus breed USDA103 chromosome 4, Coco_2.0, whole genome shotgun sequence includes these proteins:
- the dmxl2 gene encoding dmX-like protein 2 isoform X1, producing MHLHQVLTGAVNPGDCCYSVGSVNDIPFTAYGSGCDIVILASDFECVQIIPGAQHGNIQVGCVECSHQLGRIAASYGNTVCIFEPICTNLNKRHKQLNYQWQKTGQFLLNAMTYNLAWDPQGNRILAATEWLQLWAPPTADTLLEEDEEEKSHPVLNDWKCVWQCKTASAVRVIKWSPDGEYFATVGKDDCLLKVWYSTLGWRSVMVDVCERKSGSLHFSFIYLAHPRTVTGFSWRKTSKYMAKGSVCNVLLTSCVDGICRLWSETLLPEDSLLGGQITENNSSTSSLQHTGQKDKIQHALESIHHLKQLRRGRRRSSALVTHTELLPSQLNSQHTHRHITHHGNALCHFHISASINPNTDIPAALAGSGLFSSVDGNGGFMVHWLNNKDLSFTSSMDEFMQHLRKFSEQNLEHAADDDRQDGTAKFDLDLDEMSDRASEHDDGEHEGSTKASSPGSSSSLPPPSVLLERKMESLTLEWNRSPDMLFTIHPVDGSFLVWHIKYVDEYIPGIFRQVQVAFSSRIPVAFPTGDANSLSKNIMMYACTFPERDAQVSVEQDRKCASLGTVIGPAVMMVSKHVDGSLNQWAVTFAEKSAFSNVLTVSHKFRYCGHRFHLNDLACHTVLPLLLTSSHHNAVLTPPPGQDDPQGAPSRPSRGLAPKEMSSNAATRTFHDPNAIYSELILWRVDHIGPLSCTGGVSEIARINSLHTAAFSNVAWLPTLIPSSVLGTYCNSASACFVASDGKNLRLYQAVVDARKLLDELSDPETSKLVGEVFNIVSQQSTARPGCIIELDVITNQCGSNTQLLHVFQEDFILGYKPHDDFTDINTTEFPSADEFHPPPFSEKFFLVVIEKDENRNSVLQMWHLHLKSVHACVDDTPQTQPYQNQLTVPHMLANADSSPESTPGQSPLPRSSSSANLQSASKLILSSTLVYSHRLELPLGVEVIRATPSAGHLSSSSIYPVCLAPYLIVTACSDGRVRFWRCSVDSEDSPSYRWEPWCLLNEEEDNNSALSLSGRPVAVSCSYTGRLAVAFKQLVSTEHSSSSKDFSMHVSIFECESTGGSEWVLEQTIHLEDFGKPVSALDPRISVDSNLVVYSKSDLFVRTQNPNIKHFVHLDWLSKEDGSHILTVGVGASILMYGRISGIVAEQTGGKDGMAVVTLPLGGSVKQGVRSRWVLLRSVDLVSSVDGTPSLPVSLSWVRDGILVIGMDCEMHVYAQWYQDKKPSDSEDNDDAFMVKKGAIEMTDDVIRVPAVIQDGGLFEAAHSLSPTLPQYHPTQLLELMDLGKVRRAKAILSHLVKCIAGEVAVVRDAVAGEGGARRHLSRTISVTGSTAKDTIVAGRDGGRDYTEINSIPPLPLYALLSADLDTSYRNKLADDVKCQERETRKSSEDQYSELFQDSAENADDFASFAWADKAEKKEKKTRVIDLSQYGPTCFGPEHAQVLSSHLMHSSLPGLTRLEQMFLVALADTVATTSAEVGGATDKQYRGGEALDECGLRYLLAMRLHTCLLTSLPPLYRMQLLHQGVSTCHFAWAFHSEAEEEMLNMIPAMQRGDLQWSELRAVGVGWWIRNINTLRRMVEKVAKAAFQRNNDPLDAALFYLAMKKKAVLWGLFRSQSDEKMTQFFSHNFSEDRWRKAALKNAFSLLGKQRFEQSAAFFLLAGSLKDAIEVCLEKMDDIQLAMIVARLYEADFESSSTCQGILYEKVLGCKRDGTEFSCSKMHPDPFLRSIAFWIMKDYTRALDTLLEQTPRDDDENPDVMVKSCNPVVFSFYNYLRTHPLIVRRHFAPPDGSERNSSADQINLIERKLFFTTANAHFKVGCPVLALEVLSKIPKVTKKTSKAASTANVGEVQNGVRASDLDWSAPVMKPDDDLKLDWGDEEEEEEEEEEDKKGLLMKEKKKEEEEEEEKASDWKVDVIAEQLKFRACLKILMTELRTLATGYEVDGGKLRFQLYNWLEKEIEAMHRICNYKVEGQGSVGELEKWSGSVSGEGDEFERRSDTDVYERHLQDRRRLQAKQLHAERRKAWLRKNEALLRVFLTYCSLHGAKGGGVTSVRMELLFLLQESQQETTVKQLQSPLPLATTLPLLSASIAPTKTVIANPVMHLNNHIQDILYTIVQTEAPPHPDIPDNRVNALHTLAASLSACIYQALCDSHSYSSQSEANQFTGMVYQGLLLSERRRLRTESIEEQATPTSAPAHWPGVASLIGLLASSQGEDQPRLNVMLCEAVVAVYLSLLLHGLGTHSTNELFRLAAHPLNPRMWAAIFGGGAKIIVKPKRQAEVSPVAPPPTPPAEEVDRQRRRFNMRMLVPGRPVKETQATPPPVPAERPAYKEKFIPPELSMWDYFVAKPFLPLSDSGALYDSDESGDEDEEDDDDAFLSDTQMTEHSDPNSYSWCLIRLVMIKLALHNVKNFLPIAGLEFTDLPMSSPLCNSVLKCMENWEQQLQEKMNRFDGPPPNYINTFPTDLSVGGSPAALRHKAMLQPDNTPFRAKHRLSFPARRLWHFLVKQEILQETLIRYIFTKKRKQSECLENHVDCHTHNCVAGAHRINKVEADLGYPGGKAKVIHKESDIIMAFAINKAKPSEIVLASTHDVQEVDVSTLLAAQPYTWIGDDFDKESRSSEDDYRSSHTNIAQASSAPFAPPPMSVSASMPWLGSGQTSMGASVIVKRNLNNVKRMTSHPIYQYYMTGAQDGSVRMFEWNRPQQLICFRQAGNARVTRLYFNSQGNKCGVADGEGFLSLWQVNQTSSNPKPYLSWQCHSKVCGDFSFITSSSLIATAGHSTDGRNVCLWDTLISPSNTMVHAFPCHENGATVLQYAPKQQLIISGGRKGFVCVFDIRQRQLLHTFQAHDSAIKALALDASEDFFITGSAEGNMKVWKLAGHGLMHSFSTEHAKQSIFRNIGAGVMQIETCPGNRIFTCGADGTLKMRVLPDRYNTPSSIFDIL from the exons gcgtATGGTTCGGGGTGTGATATTGTGATCTTGGCCAGTGATTTCGAGTGTGTGCAGATTATCCCTGGAGCTCAGCATGGGAACATCCAGGTGGGGTGTGTGGAGTGTTCACACCAACTGGGAcgg ATCGCCGCATCATATGGAAACACCGTGTGCATTTTCGAGCCAATCTGCACCAACCTGAACAAGAGACACAAG CAACTGAATTACCAGTGGCAGAAGACTGGACAATTTTTACTCAATGCCATGACCTACAACCTGGCCTGGGACCCACAAg GTAACCGTATCCTGGCGGCCACGGAGTGGCTGCAGCTTTGGGCTCCGCCCACCGCAGACACACTGCTGGAggaagacgaagaagaaaaaTCACACCCCGTCCTCAACGACTGGAAGTGTGTGTGGCAGTGCAA gaCTGCTTCTGCTGTGCGTGTTATTAAATGGTCTCCTGATGGGGAATACTTCGCCACTGTGGGAAAG GACGACTGCCTGTTGAAGGTGTGGTACTCCACCCTGGGATGGAGGTCGGTGATGGtggatgtgtgtgagaggaagTCCGGCTCGCTCCACTTCTCCTTCATCTATCTGGCTCATCCCAGAACCGTCACGGGGTTCTCCTGGAGGAAGACCAGCAAATACATGgccaa gggcTCTGTGTGTAACGTGTTGCTGACGTCGTGTGTGGATGGAATCTGTCGGCTGTGGAGCGAGACGCTGCTGCCTGAGGACAGTTTACTGGGAGGACAGATCACCGAGAACAACAGCTCCACATCATCACTGCAGCACACCGGCCAgaaagataaaatacaacatgccctggag tcgaTCCACCACCTGAAGCAGCTCAGACGGGGTCGGAGGAGATCGTCAGCTCTGGTCACACACACCGAGCTGTTGCCCAGCCAGTTAAACTCGCAGCACACACATCGGCACATCACTCACCACGGCAACGCGCTGTGTCACTTCCACATCTCAGCCAGCATTAACCCCaatacag atatCCCGGCGGCTCTGGCCGGGTCCGGTCTCTTCTCCTCTGTAGACGGTAATGGAGGTTTCATGGTTCACTGGCTGAATAATAAGGATCTGAGCTTCACCTCCTCCATGGACGAGTTCATGCAGCACCTGAGGAAGTTCTCCGAGCAGAACCTCGAGCACGCTGCTGACGACGACAGACAGGACGGAACTGCAAAGTTTGACTTGG ATCTGGATGAGATGTCAGACAGGGCATCGGAGCATGATGATGGAGAGCATGAGGGCAGTACCAAGGCGTCGTCCCCCGGCTCCAGCAGCAGTCTCCCTCCTCCCTCCGTCCTCCTGGAGCGCAAGATGGAGTCCCTCACTCTGGAGTGGAACCGGAGCCCTGACATGCTCTTCACCATCCACCCGGTCGACGGATCCTTCCTGGTCTGGCACATCAAGTACGTGGATGAGTACATCCCCGGAATCTTCCGGCAGGTCCAG GTGGCGTTCTCCTCGCGGATCCCTGTAGCGTTCCCCACCGGCGATGCTAACTCTCTGAGTAAGAACATCATGATGTACGCCTGCACTTTCCCCGAGCGGGACGCCCAGGTCTCTGTGGAGCAGGACAGGAAGTGTGCGTCTCTGGGCACCGTGATTGGCCCGGCCGTCATGATGGTGTCGAAGCACGTGGACGGTTCTCTGAACCAATGGGCTGTGACGTTCGCAGAGAAGTCCGCCTTCTCCAACGTGCTCACGGTTTCACACAAGTTCCGTTACTGCGGCCACCGTTTCCATCTCAACGACCTCGCGTGCCACACGGTCCTGCCCCTCCTACTGACCTCATCGCATCACAACGCTGTTCTGACTCCGCCCCCTGGGCAGGACGACCCACAGGGCGCTCCATCGCGTCCATCCAGAGGCCTCGCTCCGAAGGAGATGAGCAGCAACGCGGCGACTCGGACCTTCCATGACCCGAATGCCATTTACAGCGAGCTGATCCTGTGGCGTGTCGACCACATCGGGCCGCTCTCCTGCACGGGGGGCGTGTCCGAAATCGCACGCATCAACTCCCTGCACACCGCCGCCTTCTCCAACGTCGCCTGGCTGCCCACGCTGATCCCCAGCTCTGTACTCG ggaCGTACTGTAACTCGGCAAGTGCGTGTTTTGTGGCGTCGGACGGGAAGAACCTGCGTCTCTATCAAGCCGTCGTGGATGCCAGGAAACTGCTGGATGAACTGTCTGACCCTGAGACCTCG aaATTAGTGGGTGAGGTTTTCAACATTGTGAGTCAGCAGTCCACTGCACGCCCAGGCTGCATCATCGAATTGGATGTAATTACTAACcag TGTGGCTCGAACACACAGCTACTCCACGTCTTTCAGGAGGATTTTATATTAGGATATAAACCGCATGATGACTTCACCGACATAAACACGACTGAATTCCCTTCAGCTGATG AGTTTCACCCGCCTCCATTCTCTGAGAAGTTTTTCTTGGTCGTGATCGAGAAAGATGAGAACAGAAACTCGGTGCTGCAGATGTGGCATCTTCATCTGAAAtctgtgcatgcgtgtgtgg ATGACACTCCACAGACCCAGCCGTACCAGAACCAGCTGACGGTCCCGCACATGCTCGCCAACGCTGACTCGTCTCCCGAGTCCACACCGGGTCAGAGCCCCCTTCCTCGCTCGTCTTCCTCGGCTAACCTGCAGTCCGCCAGCAAACTGATCCTCAGCTCCACCCTCGTCTACAGCCACAGACTGGAGCTCCCCCTGGGGGTGGAGGTGATCCGTGCAACACCGTCTGCAG GTCACTTGAGCTCTTCCTCCATTTACCCGGTGTGTTTGGCTCCGTATCTGATTGTGACGGCGTGTTCGGATGGACGCGTCAGATTTTGGAGGTGCTCCGTGGATTCAGAAGATTCTCCCTCGTACCGCTGGGAGCCGTGGTGCCTCCTGAACGAGGAGGAGGACAACAACAGTGCCCTGAGCCTTTCGGGTCGCCCCGTCGCTGTCAGCTGCTCCTACACAGGCCGCCTGGCCGTTGCGTTCAAACAGTTAGTCTCTACCGAGCACAGCTCGAGCTCTAAAGACTTCTCCATGCACGTCTCCATCTTCGAGTGCGAATCCACAGGTGGGTCCGAGTGGGTTCTGGAGCAGACTATCCATCTGGAGGACTTCGGGAAACCTGTCAGTGCTTTGGACCCCAGAATCAGCGTGGACAGCAACCTGGTTGTTTATAGCAAGTCTGATCTGTTTGTTAGAACACAGAACCCTAATATTAAGCACTTCGTGCACCTAGATTGGCTCTCGAAAGAAGACGGATCGCACATCCTCACCGTCGGAGTCGGAGCCAGCATCCTGATGTACGGACGGATCTCGGGCATCGTCGCCGAGCAAACCGGTGGGAAAGATGGCATGGCCGTCGTCACCCTGCCTCTAGGGGGCAGTGTTAAGCAGGGCGTCCGCTCCCGCTGGGTTCTTCTGCGCTCCGTCGATCTGGTTTCCTCCGTGGATGGGACGCCGTCTCTTCCCGTTTCTCTTTCTTGGGTCCGAGACGGAATCCTGGTGATCGGGATGGACTGCGAGATGCACGTCTACGCTCAGTGGTACCAGGATAAGAAGCCCAGCGACTCCGAGGACAACGATGACGCTTTCATGGTGAAAAAAGGCGCGATCGAGATGACGGACGACGTGATCCGAGTTCCTGCCGTAATCCAAGATGGTGGACTTTTCGAGGCGGCGCATTCTCTGTCCCCCACTCTGCCTCAGTACCACCCCACCCAGCTGTTAGAGTTGATGGATTTAGGGAAGGTGAGACGTGCGAAGGCCATCCTGTCTCACCTGGTCAAGTGCATCGCTGGCGAGGTCGCCGTGGTTAGAGATGCCGTGGCAGGAGAGGGCGGAGCCAGGCGACACCTGTCTCGCACCATCAGCGTCACCGGAAGCACCGCCAAGGACACGATCGTCGCTGGGAGAGACGGCGGGCGCGATTACACGGAAATCAACTCCATCCCTCCGCTCCCGCTGTACGCCTTGCTCTCGGCCGACCTCGACACGTCTTACAGAAACAAACTAGCCGACGACGTGAAATGTCAGGAGCGGGAGACGCGGAAGTCTTCAGAGGATCAGTACTCGGAGCTGTTCCAGGACTCAGCCGAAAACGCTGATGACTTTGCGAGCTTCGCATGGGCGGACAAGgcggagaagaaggagaagaagactCGTGTGATTGATCTGTCGCAGTACGGCCCTACCTGTTTCGGTCCGGAACACGCACAGGTGCTCTCCTCTCACCTGATGCACTCCAGCCTGCCTGGACTCACCCGCCTCGAGCAGATGTTCCTGGTTGCGCTTGCCGATACGGTGGCAACCACCAGCGCAGAGGTGGGCGGAGCCACTGATAAACAGTACAGAG GTGGTGAGGCTCTGGATGAGTGCGGTCTCAGGTACCTGCTGGCGATGCGTTTACACACCTGTCTGCTTACATCACTTCCTCCTCTGTACCGCATGCAGCTGCTGCACCAAG gCGTCTCTACGTGTCACTTTGCGTGGGCGTTTCACTCCGAGGCTGAGGAGGAGATGTTGAACATGATCCCAGCCATGCAGAGAGGAGACCTGCAGTGGTCCGAGCTTCGCGCTGTCGGTGTCGGCTGGTGGATCCGAAACATCAACACGCTGAGACGTATGGTGGAGAAG GTGGCCAAAGCAGCGTTCCAGAGGAATAATGATCCCCTCgatgctgcacttttctacttGGCCATGAAGAAGAAAGCTGTGCTCTGGGGCCTGTTCAG GTCTCAGAGTGATGAGAAGATGACACAGTTTTTCAGCCATAACTTCAGTGAGGATCGGTGGAGGAAGGCGGCGCTGAAGAACGCTTTCTCTCTGCTGGGGAAACAGCGCTTCGAGCAGTCGGCCGCCTTCTTCCTGCTCGCTGGATCACTCAAAGACGCCATCGag gtgtgtttgGAGAAGATGGATGACATCCAGCTGGCCATGATCGTCGCTCGCCTGTACGAGGCCGACTTCGAGAGCTCGTCCACCTGTCAGGGGATCCTGTACGAGAAGGTTCTGGGCTGCAAACGGGACGGAACCGAGTTCTCCTGCAGTAAAATGCACCCGGACCCGTTCCTCAGGAGCATCGCTTTCTGGATCATGAAGGATTACACCCGAGCGCTGGACACCCTGCTGGAGCAGACGCCCAGAGACGACGACGAGAATCCGG ACGTGATGGTGAAGTCCTGCAACCCGGTAGTGTTCAGTTTCTACAACTACCTGCGCACACACCCTCTGATCGTACGCCGGCACTTCGCGCCTCCGGACGGCTCAGAGCGCAACAGCAGCGCCGATCAGATCAACCTGATCGAGCGCAAGCTCTTCTTCACCACCGCTAACGCTCACTTCAAAGTGGGCTGCCCTGTCCTAGCGCTCGAGGTGCTGTCCAAAATTCCCAAGGTGACCAAGAAGACCAGTAAGGCAGCTTCCACGGCTAACGTCGGCGAGGTCCAGAACGGTGTCCGGGCCTCCGATCTGGACTGGAGCGCGCCGGTGATGAAGCCCGATGATGACCTGAAGCTGGACTGGggagatgaggaggaggaggaggaggaggaggaggaggataagAAGGGGTTGCTgatgaaggagaaaaagaaggaggaagaggaggaggaggagaaagcgAGCGATTGGAAGGTGGACGTGATCGCCGAGCAGCTGAAGTTCCGAGCATGTCTGAAGATCCTGATGACGGAGCTGCGCACGCTCGCCACCGGGTACGAGGTGGACGGAGGGAAACTGCGCTTCCAGCTCTACAACTGGCTGGAGAAGGAGATCGAGGCCATGCACCGCATCTGCAACTATAAG GTGGAAGGCCAGGGTTCGGTGGGTGAGCTGGAGAAATGGAGCGGCAGCGTGTCGGGTGAAGGGGACGAGTTTGAGCGGAGGAGTGACACGGATGTGTATGAGCGCCACCTGCAGGACCGGCGCAGACTGCAGGCCAAACAGCTGCACGCTGAGAGACGGAAAGCCTGGCTGAGGAAGAACGAGGCGCTGCTCAGAGTCTTCCTCACCTACTGCAGCCTGCACGGAGCCAAAGGGGGCGGAGTCACATCTGTACGCATGGAGCTGCTCTTCCTGCTGCAGGAGtcacagcag GAGACAACAGTGAAGCAGCTGCAGTCCCCGTTGCCATTGGCAACGACACTGCCGCTTCTCTCAGCTAGCATTGCTCCAACTAAAACAGTCATCGCTAATCCTGTCATGCACCTGAACAACCACATCCAGGACATCCTGTACACTATAGTACAGACCGAAGCTCCGCCCCATCCTGACATACCTGATAacaga gtGAATGCACTACACACTTTGGCTGCTTCTCTGTCTGCCTGCATTTACCAAGCACTGTGTGACAGCCACAGctacag CAGTCAGTCAGAGGCGAACCAGTTCACAGGAATGGTGTACCAGGGTCTGCTGCTCAGCGAGAGGCGGAGACTCAGGACGGAGAGCATAGAAGaacaggccacacccacctcCGCCCCTGCACACTGGCCAG GTGTGGCGTCTCTGATTGGCCTGTTGGCGAGCTCTCAGGGTGAGGATCAGCCGAGGCTGAACGTGATGCTGTGTGAGGCCGTGGTGGCTGTGTATCTGAGCCTGCTGCTGCACGGCCTCGGCACACACTCCACTAACGAGCTGTTCCGCCTCGCCGCCCACCCGCTTAACCCACGCATGTGGGCTGCCATCTTCGGGGGCGGAGCCAAGATCATCGTCAAGCCCAAGCGACAGGCCGAGGTCTCGCCTG taGCCCCGCCCCCGACACCTCCTGCTGAGGAAGTGGACCGTCAGCGCCGACGCTTTAACATGCGTATGCTGGTTCCGGGTCGGCCTGTTAAAGAGACACAGGCCACGCCCCCGCCGGTCCCTGCCGAACGCCCCGCCTACAAAGAGAAGTTCATCCCCCCGGAGCTCAGCATGTGGGATTACTTTGTGGCAAAA cCCTTCCTGCCTCTATCAGACAGTGGAGCTCTGTATGACTCTGATGAGAGCggtgatgaagatgaggaggacGATGATGATGCGTTCCTGTCTGATACTCAGATGACTGAGCACAGTGACCCAAACTCATacag TTGGTGTCTGATCCGCTTGGTGATGATTAAACTCGCTCTACACAATGTGAAGAACTTCCTCCCCATCGCAGGACTCGAATttacag atctgCCCATGTCGTCTCCGCTCTGTAACTctgtactgaagtgtatggagaATTGGGAGCAGCAGCTGCAGGAGAAGATGAACAGATTTGATGGTCCTCCACCCAACTACATAAACACCTTCCCTACAGACCTCAGTGTGGGTGGAAGCCCCGCTGCACTGCGCCACAAAGCCATGCTGCAGCCTGACAACACGCCCttcag agCGAAGCACCGCCTCTCCTTCCCCGCCCGCCGTCTTTGGCACTTCCTGGTGAAACAGGAAATCCTCCAGGAGACTCTGATTCGGTACATCTTCACCAAGAAGAGGAAGCAAAGTGAG TGTTTAGAGAACCATGTGgactgtcacacacacaactgtgtaGCAGGAGCTCACAGAATCAACAAG gtggaggCGGATCTTGGTTATCCAGGAGGAAAAGCTAAAGTTATCCACAAGGAATCCGACATCATCATGGCTTTTGCTATCAATAAG gctaaACCCAGTGAGATTGTCCTGGCCTCGACTCATGATGTTCAGGAAGTGGATGTTTCCACTCTGCTGGCTGCGCAGCCATACACCTGGATCGGAGATGACTTTGACAAGGAGTcacgcag CTCAGAAGACGACTATCGCTCCTCCCACACCAACATCGCACAGGCAAGCTCCGCCCCCTTTGCTCCTCCGCCGATGTCGGTCTCCGCCTCAATGCCATGGCTCGGTAGCGGACAAACTAGCATGGGCGCTAGCGTG ATTGTGAAGAGGAACTTGAACAACGTGAAGAGAATGACCTCCCATCCCATCTACCAGTACT atatgaCAGGAGCTCAGGATGGCAGTGTGAGGATGTTTGAATGGAATCGCCCACAGCAGCTCATCTGCTTCCGACAGGCAGGAAACGCCCGAGTCACACGACTCTATTTCAACTCACAGGGCAATAag tgcggAGTGGCCGATGGTGAGGGGTTTTTAAGTCTGTGGCAAGTGAATCAAACTTCATCAAACCCCAAACCATATTTG agttgGCAGTGTCACAGTAAGGTGTGTGGTGATTTCTCTTTCATCACTTCCTCCAGTCTCATCGCTACAGCAGGACACTCCACTGACGGCAG gaatgtgtgtctgtgggaCACTCTGATCTCTCCCAGTAACACCATGGTGCatg CGTTCCCCTGTCATGAGAACGGTGCTACGGTTCTGCAGTACGCCCCGAAACAGCAGCTGATCATCTCTGGAGGGAGGAAAGGCTTCGTGTGCGTCTTCGACATCCGTCAGAGGCAGCTGTTACACACCTTCCAGGCCCACGACTCGGCCATTAAAGCCTTAGCTCTGGACGCGAGTGAGGACTTCTTCATCACCGGCTCGGCCGAGGGAAACATGAAG GTTTGGAAGTTAGCGGGTCACGGGCTCATGCACTCGTTCAGCACCGAACACGCCAAGCAGTCCATCTTCCGCAACATCGGCGCCGGCGTGATGCAGATCGAGACATGTCCCGGTAACCGTATCTTCACCTGCGGCGCTGACGGAACCCTGAAGATGAGGGTTCTCCCCGATCGCTACAACACCCCGAGCAGCATCTTCGACATCCTCTAA